From Dromaius novaehollandiae isolate bDroNov1 chromosome 15, bDroNov1.hap1, whole genome shotgun sequence, a single genomic window includes:
- the DCTN4 gene encoding dynactin subunit 4 isoform X2, whose amino-acid sequence MASLLQSERVLYLVRGEKELRAPLSQLYFCRYCSELRSLECVSHEVDSHYCPSCLENMPSAEAKLKKNRCANCFDCPCCMHTLSTRATSIPAPLPDDPAKTTMKKAYYLACGFCRWTSRDVGMADKSVASGGWQEPENPHTQRINKLVEYYQQLAQKEKIERDRKKLVRRRNYMPLAFSDKYGLGTRLQRQRSGAPISALAGLSLKEGEDQKEIKIEPADAVEEVEPLPEDYYTRPINLTEVTTLRQRLLQPDFQPICASQLYPRHKHLLIKRSLRCRKCEHNLSKPEFNPTSIKFKIQLVAVNYIPEVRIMSIPNLRYMKESQVLLTLTNPVENITHVTLLECEEGDPDDINSTAKVAVPPKELILAGKDAAAEYDELAEPQDFQDDPDIIAFRKANKVGVFIKVTPQKEEGEVTVSFKMKHEFKNLAAPIRPSEESDQSSEVIWLTHHVELSLGPVLP is encoded by the exons ATGGCGTCGCTGCTGCAGTCGGAGCGCGTGCTGTACCTGGTGCGCGGCGAGAAGGAGCTCCGCGCGCCGCTCTCGCAGCTCTACTTCTGCCGCTACTGCAGCGAGCTCCGCTCCCTGGAGTGCGTCTCTCACGAG GTGGACTCTCACTACTGCCCCAGTTGCCTGGAAAATATGCCATCAGCTGAAGCCAAGCTGAAAAAGAATAG ATGTGCTAACTGCTTTGACTGCCCCTGCTGCATGCACACTCTCTCCACCCGGGCCACTAGCATTCCTGCTCCACTCCCTGATGACCCAGCCAAAACTACCATGAAGAAAGCGTATTACTTGGCCTGTGGATTTTGCCGCTGGACTTCCCGAGATGTGGGCATGGCAGATAAATCTGTTG CTAGTGGCGGCTGGCAGGAGCCGGAGAATCCTCACACACAGAGG ATTAACAAACTGGTTGAGTACTACCAGCAGTTGGCACAGAAAGAGAAGATTGAGCGGGATCGGAAGAAGCTGGTGCGACGCCGAAACTACATGCCACTGGCCTTTTCG gacaAATATGGCCTGGGAACCCGGCTTCAGCGCCAGCGATCTGGAGCTCCTATCAGCGCTCTCGCGGGACTCTC TCTGAAAGAAGGAGAGGACCAAAAGGAGATCAAGATTGAGCCAGCTGATGCAGTAGAAGAGGTGGAACCCCTTCCTGAAGATTACTACACAAGACCAATCAATCTGACAGAAG TGACGACTCTGCGTCAGCGTCTGCTGCAGCCTGACTTCCAGCCAATCTGCGCTTCCCAGCTCTACCCACGCCATAAGCACCTCCTGATCAAACGTTCGCTTCGCTGTCGG AAATGTGAACATAACCTGAGCAAACCAGAATTCAATCCAACATCTATCAAATTCAAGATCCAGCTGGTTGCTGT TAACTATATCCCTGAAGTGAGAATCATGTCTATTCCTAACCTGCGCTACATGAAG GAGAGTCAAGTTCTTCTGACTCTGACCAATCCCGTGGAGAACATCACACATGTCACACTGCTGGAGTGCGAGGAGGGAGACCCTGATGATATCAACAGTACTGCCAAG GTAGCAGTTCCTCCCAAGGAGCTTATTCTGGCTGGCAAAGATGCTGCAGCAGAATATGATGAGCTGGCAGAGCCTCAAGACTTCCAGGATGACCCTGA CATTATTGCCTTCAGAAAAGCCAATAAGGTAGGAGTTTTCATCAAGGTCACTCCACAGAAAGAGGAGGGTGAAGTGACCGTGAGTTTTAAGATGAAGCATGAGTTTAAAAACCTTGCTGCTCCAATCCGGCCCAGTGAGGAAAGCGATCAGAGCTCTGAAGTCATCTGGCTCACCCATCACGTGGAGCTCAGCCTTGGTCCGGTGCTCCCATAA
- the DCTN4 gene encoding dynactin subunit 4 isoform X1: MASLLQSERVLYLVRGEKELRAPLSQLYFCRYCSELRSLECVSHEVDSHYCPSCLENMPSAEAKLKKNRCANCFDCPCCMHTLSTRATSIPAPLPDDPAKTTMKKAYYLACGFCRWTSRDVGMADKSVASGGWQEPENPHTQRINKLVEYYQQLAQKEKIERDRKKLVRRRNYMPLAFSQHTIHVVDKYGLGTRLQRQRSGAPISALAGLSLKEGEDQKEIKIEPADAVEEVEPLPEDYYTRPINLTEVTTLRQRLLQPDFQPICASQLYPRHKHLLIKRSLRCRKCEHNLSKPEFNPTSIKFKIQLVAVNYIPEVRIMSIPNLRYMKESQVLLTLTNPVENITHVTLLECEEGDPDDINSTAKVAVPPKELILAGKDAAAEYDELAEPQDFQDDPDIIAFRKANKVGVFIKVTPQKEEGEVTVSFKMKHEFKNLAAPIRPSEESDQSSEVIWLTHHVELSLGPVLP, encoded by the exons ATGGCGTCGCTGCTGCAGTCGGAGCGCGTGCTGTACCTGGTGCGCGGCGAGAAGGAGCTCCGCGCGCCGCTCTCGCAGCTCTACTTCTGCCGCTACTGCAGCGAGCTCCGCTCCCTGGAGTGCGTCTCTCACGAG GTGGACTCTCACTACTGCCCCAGTTGCCTGGAAAATATGCCATCAGCTGAAGCCAAGCTGAAAAAGAATAG ATGTGCTAACTGCTTTGACTGCCCCTGCTGCATGCACACTCTCTCCACCCGGGCCACTAGCATTCCTGCTCCACTCCCTGATGACCCAGCCAAAACTACCATGAAGAAAGCGTATTACTTGGCCTGTGGATTTTGCCGCTGGACTTCCCGAGATGTGGGCATGGCAGATAAATCTGTTG CTAGTGGCGGCTGGCAGGAGCCGGAGAATCCTCACACACAGAGG ATTAACAAACTGGTTGAGTACTACCAGCAGTTGGCACAGAAAGAGAAGATTGAGCGGGATCGGAAGAAGCTGGTGCGACGCCGAAACTACATGCCACTGGCCTTTTCG CAACACACTATACACGTAGTG gacaAATATGGCCTGGGAACCCGGCTTCAGCGCCAGCGATCTGGAGCTCCTATCAGCGCTCTCGCGGGACTCTC TCTGAAAGAAGGAGAGGACCAAAAGGAGATCAAGATTGAGCCAGCTGATGCAGTAGAAGAGGTGGAACCCCTTCCTGAAGATTACTACACAAGACCAATCAATCTGACAGAAG TGACGACTCTGCGTCAGCGTCTGCTGCAGCCTGACTTCCAGCCAATCTGCGCTTCCCAGCTCTACCCACGCCATAAGCACCTCCTGATCAAACGTTCGCTTCGCTGTCGG AAATGTGAACATAACCTGAGCAAACCAGAATTCAATCCAACATCTATCAAATTCAAGATCCAGCTGGTTGCTGT TAACTATATCCCTGAAGTGAGAATCATGTCTATTCCTAACCTGCGCTACATGAAG GAGAGTCAAGTTCTTCTGACTCTGACCAATCCCGTGGAGAACATCACACATGTCACACTGCTGGAGTGCGAGGAGGGAGACCCTGATGATATCAACAGTACTGCCAAG GTAGCAGTTCCTCCCAAGGAGCTTATTCTGGCTGGCAAAGATGCTGCAGCAGAATATGATGAGCTGGCAGAGCCTCAAGACTTCCAGGATGACCCTGA CATTATTGCCTTCAGAAAAGCCAATAAGGTAGGAGTTTTCATCAAGGTCACTCCACAGAAAGAGGAGGGTGAAGTGACCGTGAGTTTTAAGATGAAGCATGAGTTTAAAAACCTTGCTGCTCCAATCCGGCCCAGTGAGGAAAGCGATCAGAGCTCTGAAGTCATCTGGCTCACCCATCACGTGGAGCTCAGCCTTGGTCCGGTGCTCCCATAA
- the DCTN4 gene encoding dynactin subunit 4 isoform X3: protein MPSAEAKLKKNRCANCFDCPCCMHTLSTRATSIPAPLPDDPAKTTMKKAYYLACGFCRWTSRDVGMADKSVASGGWQEPENPHTQRINKLVEYYQQLAQKEKIERDRKKLVRRRNYMPLAFSQHTIHVVDKYGLGTRLQRQRSGAPISALAGLSLKEGEDQKEIKIEPADAVEEVEPLPEDYYTRPINLTEVTTLRQRLLQPDFQPICASQLYPRHKHLLIKRSLRCRKCEHNLSKPEFNPTSIKFKIQLVAVNYIPEVRIMSIPNLRYMKESQVLLTLTNPVENITHVTLLECEEGDPDDINSTAKVAVPPKELILAGKDAAAEYDELAEPQDFQDDPDIIAFRKANKVGVFIKVTPQKEEGEVTVSFKMKHEFKNLAAPIRPSEESDQSSEVIWLTHHVELSLGPVLP, encoded by the exons ATGCCATCAGCTGAAGCCAAGCTGAAAAAGAATAG ATGTGCTAACTGCTTTGACTGCCCCTGCTGCATGCACACTCTCTCCACCCGGGCCACTAGCATTCCTGCTCCACTCCCTGATGACCCAGCCAAAACTACCATGAAGAAAGCGTATTACTTGGCCTGTGGATTTTGCCGCTGGACTTCCCGAGATGTGGGCATGGCAGATAAATCTGTTG CTAGTGGCGGCTGGCAGGAGCCGGAGAATCCTCACACACAGAGG ATTAACAAACTGGTTGAGTACTACCAGCAGTTGGCACAGAAAGAGAAGATTGAGCGGGATCGGAAGAAGCTGGTGCGACGCCGAAACTACATGCCACTGGCCTTTTCG CAACACACTATACACGTAGTG gacaAATATGGCCTGGGAACCCGGCTTCAGCGCCAGCGATCTGGAGCTCCTATCAGCGCTCTCGCGGGACTCTC TCTGAAAGAAGGAGAGGACCAAAAGGAGATCAAGATTGAGCCAGCTGATGCAGTAGAAGAGGTGGAACCCCTTCCTGAAGATTACTACACAAGACCAATCAATCTGACAGAAG TGACGACTCTGCGTCAGCGTCTGCTGCAGCCTGACTTCCAGCCAATCTGCGCTTCCCAGCTCTACCCACGCCATAAGCACCTCCTGATCAAACGTTCGCTTCGCTGTCGG AAATGTGAACATAACCTGAGCAAACCAGAATTCAATCCAACATCTATCAAATTCAAGATCCAGCTGGTTGCTGT TAACTATATCCCTGAAGTGAGAATCATGTCTATTCCTAACCTGCGCTACATGAAG GAGAGTCAAGTTCTTCTGACTCTGACCAATCCCGTGGAGAACATCACACATGTCACACTGCTGGAGTGCGAGGAGGGAGACCCTGATGATATCAACAGTACTGCCAAG GTAGCAGTTCCTCCCAAGGAGCTTATTCTGGCTGGCAAAGATGCTGCAGCAGAATATGATGAGCTGGCAGAGCCTCAAGACTTCCAGGATGACCCTGA CATTATTGCCTTCAGAAAAGCCAATAAGGTAGGAGTTTTCATCAAGGTCACTCCACAGAAAGAGGAGGGTGAAGTGACCGTGAGTTTTAAGATGAAGCATGAGTTTAAAAACCTTGCTGCTCCAATCCGGCCCAGTGAGGAAAGCGATCAGAGCTCTGAAGTCATCTGGCTCACCCATCACGTGGAGCTCAGCCTTGGTCCGGTGCTCCCATAA